A region from the Deinococcus reticulitermitis genome encodes:
- a CDS encoding excisionase family DNA-binding protein has product MTESTQDKLVYSPKELEPLLQLSKNTINALLRCGRLRSVRVGRRYLIPREAVQHFLQGE; this is encoded by the coding sequence ATGACGGAATCCACGCAGGACAAGCTGGTTTATAGCCCCAAGGAACTGGAGCCGCTGCTGCAACTCTCCAAGAACACCATCAACGCCCTGCTGCGCTGCGGACGGCTCCGCAGCGTCCGCGTGGGCCGCCGTTACCTGATTCCGCGCGAGGCCGTGCAGCACTTCCTGCAAGGCGAGTAG
- a CDS encoding McrC family protein — protein MPGLPPKDRHWQVREHDTLVRGGHDPAWTPNITALHSEAFDAVQDVLLDPRYELNPVATPTRLGGRSALKLTQWVGVLRAPDGTTVEILPKTHERPGGRSGADSLERSRGLLLRMLSATDERFRVAPPAELQTARMPLYEVIIRYVLEGIRAAVRRGIPHDYVPVQEERAGLRGRLDLPRQMRQPPHRAHLLHVAYDEFLPDRPETRLTRLAVGRLAALTRVPASQRLARELLHALDEVPPSRNVTLDFAAWRLGRGHAHFAPLEGLCRMVLYELNPVVSGPQSQAQALLFDMNAVYEAYVARLLRRLYPGWQVETQVTGRALGHAGGVPAFMLRPDLLIRTPGGEVVVADTKWKRLKPGKAPTYDVSNADAYQMSAYSQVFQSGAAGSEQQLWLIYPRLPGLPPVSEPIRMDSGRTLRIVTVDLERASGEDQWPAEPLGTGVQESGFS, from the coding sequence ATGCCGGGGCTGCCCCCCAAGGACAGGCACTGGCAGGTGCGCGAACACGACACCCTGGTGCGCGGGGGACATGACCCAGCTTGGACTCCTAACATCACGGCCCTGCACTCAGAGGCTTTTGACGCCGTACAGGATGTCCTGCTCGACCCGCGCTACGAGCTGAACCCGGTCGCCACCCCCACGCGCCTGGGAGGCCGCAGCGCCCTCAAGCTGACGCAGTGGGTGGGCGTGCTGCGTGCCCCGGACGGCACGACCGTCGAAATCCTGCCGAAGACCCACGAACGGCCCGGTGGACGCAGCGGGGCCGATTCGCTGGAACGCAGCCGGGGCCTGCTGCTGCGGATGCTCTCTGCCACCGACGAGCGCTTCCGCGTGGCCCCGCCCGCCGAGTTGCAAACGGCCCGGATGCCGCTGTACGAGGTCATCATCCGGTATGTCCTCGAAGGCATCCGGGCCGCTGTGCGCCGGGGCATTCCCCACGACTACGTGCCCGTGCAGGAGGAACGCGCCGGGCTGCGGGGGCGTCTCGACCTGCCCCGGCAGATGCGCCAGCCTCCCCACCGTGCCCACCTGCTGCACGTCGCCTACGACGAATTCCTGCCCGACCGGCCCGAAACCCGGCTGACCCGGCTGGCGGTAGGGCGCCTGGCCGCGCTGACCCGCGTACCCGCGAGCCAGCGGCTGGCGCGTGAGCTTCTGCATGCCCTCGACGAGGTGCCGCCGAGCCGCAATGTGACGCTGGATTTCGCGGCCTGGCGACTGGGCCGGGGGCACGCGCATTTCGCGCCGCTGGAAGGCCTGTGCCGAATGGTGCTGTACGAACTCAATCCCGTGGTCTCTGGTCCACAGTCCCAGGCCCAGGCGCTGCTGTTCGACATGAACGCGGTCTACGAGGCCTACGTGGCCCGGTTGCTCCGCCGTCTCTATCCCGGGTGGCAAGTCGAGACCCAGGTGACCGGGCGGGCACTGGGTCACGCAGGCGGGGTTCCAGCCTTCATGCTGCGCCCCGATTTGCTCATTCGCACCCCGGGCGGCGAGGTCGTCGTCGCCGACACCAAATGGAAGCGCCTGAAGCCCGGCAAAGCCCCCACCTATGACGTGTCCAATGCGGACGCCTACCAGATGAGTGCTTACAGTCAGGTGTTCCAGAGCGGCGCGGCGGGATCTGAGCAGCAGCTGTGGCTGATCTATCCCCGGCTGCCTGGCCTGCCACCTGTCAGCGAACCGATTCGTATGGATTCGGGCCGCACTCTGCGCATCGTGACCGTGGACCTAGAGCGGGCGAGTGGCGAGGACCAGTGGCCGGCGGAGCCGCTGGGCACTGGAGTGCAGGAGAGTGGATTCAGTTGA